The following are encoded in a window of Brevibacillus ruminantium genomic DNA:
- a CDS encoding class I adenylate-forming enzyme family protein: protein METIASLARKTCLSCANKPALSNGRTTYLYRELCERTARLAQALLDRGLQKGDRVAILMSNRLEHIELDVAIAWAGLIKVPLNYRLHPKEHEYILEHSGAILLIAEPHLLQGIETLGPIVTTEEYEEWISPYPDTIPDIEVDEDDTYAIMYTSGTTGRPKGVMLTHRNFISGALSLIMGCGITQQDVIGHVAPLTHGSNFLAQCALLLGCKQVVFNKFEPEDFLEAIEKEKITTVFLVPTMVNLMIHEESFRSRDLSSLRTINMAGAPMAAEKIKEALERIGPKIVETYGQVEAPMTITMMPRDELANKPDSCGAIGPFVDVKIVDDLGMPLSDGEIGEVICRGSLVMKGYWNQPEATAETLKDGWLHTGDLGWLDPQGFLHLVDRKKDVIISGGANVYPREVEEVLNLHPAVKETCVFGIPDEKWGEVVYAHVVLRDGQKVTEQELIELCRNHLGGYKKPKGIHIVDQLPKSSYGKIMRKEIRAEYWRASQ, encoded by the coding sequence ATGGAAACGATAGCGAGCCTTGCCAGAAAGACCTGCCTTAGCTGTGCAAACAAGCCGGCGCTATCCAATGGAAGGACTACCTATTTATACAGGGAGCTGTGTGAGCGGACCGCCCGCCTGGCCCAAGCCCTGCTTGACCGCGGCTTGCAGAAGGGGGATCGGGTCGCGATCCTGATGTCAAACCGATTGGAGCATATCGAATTGGATGTAGCCATTGCTTGGGCGGGGCTGATTAAGGTTCCACTCAATTACCGACTCCATCCAAAAGAGCATGAATACATTCTGGAGCATTCGGGGGCCATCCTGTTGATAGCTGAACCCCATTTGTTACAGGGAATCGAGACATTGGGTCCCATTGTGACCACAGAGGAATACGAGGAGTGGATTTCGCCGTATCCCGACACCATTCCGGATATTGAGGTGGACGAAGACGATACCTACGCCATTATGTATACATCCGGAACAACCGGAAGGCCCAAAGGTGTAATGCTTACGCATCGCAATTTCATTTCCGGTGCGCTTTCTTTGATCATGGGCTGCGGGATTACTCAGCAGGATGTGATTGGCCATGTCGCTCCACTCACCCACGGCAGCAACTTCCTGGCTCAATGCGCTCTTTTATTAGGATGCAAGCAGGTGGTATTCAATAAGTTTGAACCGGAGGATTTTCTTGAGGCCATTGAAAAGGAGAAAATTACTACAGTCTTTCTCGTGCCGACGATGGTAAATCTGATGATTCATGAAGAGAGCTTCCGTTCGCGAGATCTTTCCTCCCTAAGGACGATCAATATGGCAGGTGCCCCGATGGCCGCGGAGAAAATCAAGGAAGCATTAGAACGGATCGGTCCTAAAATTGTCGAAACGTATGGACAGGTCGAGGCTCCCATGACCATTACCATGATGCCGAGGGACGAGTTGGCAAATAAGCCCGATTCTTGCGGGGCAATCGGTCCTTTTGTGGACGTGAAAATTGTAGATGACCTGGGGATGCCATTGTCCGATGGAGAGATAGGCGAGGTCATTTGCCGGGGATCGCTCGTGATGAAGGGGTACTGGAATCAGCCAGAGGCCACAGCCGAAACGCTAAAGGACGGATGGCTCCATACCGGGGACCTGGGGTGGCTTGATCCGCAGGGATTTTTGCATCTTGTGGACCGCAAAAAGGATGTGATCATTAGCGGAGGAGCGAATGTGTATCCGCGGGAGGTCGAAGAAGTGCTGAATCTTCATCCAGCGGTCAAGGAGACCTGCGTATTTGGCATCCCCGATGAGAAATGGGGAGAAGTTGTGTACGCCCATGTAGTGCTGAGAGATGGCCAAAAGGTGACAGAGCAGGAGCTGATTGAGCTGTGCCGGAATCACTTGGGCGGATATAAAAAACCAAAAGGGATTCACATCGTGGATCAGCTCCCGAAAAGCTCTTACGGAAAAATCATGCGCAAGGAAATTCGTGCAGAGTATTGGAGGGCATCCCAATGA
- a CDS encoding PPC domain-containing DNA-binding protein — MDNVAGQSIMTTGADRGIGLGLEGEDHMSAKRPSVYNRDQGVIWGTLAKGQDLMQGLLEECEFHGVDTGMVTCIGSLEQAHYVYGIKCPDGQPAYSDPVTIQGVMEILQGTGFICRNQEGELDLHFHGLIIDQNGQIQGGHFLKGKNIILVTLEYSILVGQEIDAVRAYRPELGFQTIQYRRK; from the coding sequence TTGGATAACGTAGCAGGGCAATCCATCATGACTACTGGTGCCGACAGAGGCATCGGGTTAGGCCTGGAGGGGGAGGATCACATGTCTGCCAAAAGGCCGTCGGTCTATAATCGCGATCAAGGGGTCATTTGGGGAACCCTGGCAAAAGGCCAGGATTTAATGCAAGGGCTGCTCGAGGAATGCGAGTTCCATGGGGTCGATACCGGCATGGTGACCTGTATCGGATCCCTTGAACAGGCCCATTACGTATACGGGATCAAATGCCCGGACGGACAGCCCGCCTACAGCGATCCCGTGACCATCCAAGGCGTCATGGAAATCCTTCAAGGCACGGGATTCATCTGCCGCAATCAGGAAGGGGAACTTGACCTGCATTTTCATGGATTGATTATTGATCAGAACGGTCAGATACAGGGAGGGCATTTTCTCAAGGGAAAGAACATTATCTTGGTTACGTTGGAATATTCTATCCTTGTTGGACAGGAAATAGATGCTGTACGGGCGTATCGCCCTGAACTGGGCTTTCAAACAATTCAATATCGAAGGAAGTGA
- a CDS encoding SDR family NAD(P)-dependent oxidoreductase, with translation MWEISHNQSLKGQVAIITGAARGIGAACARALARNGCHIVIVDIISGEETVQAIQSEFPDIRVLAMQVDIRKKEEVQKAVTETVERLGRVDILVNNAGTASRLGLEEMTVEDWQRDIDTNLLGTFLFTQAVIYPYMKNQGYGKIINISSISGMIGGVTSALPGSDRGRSGPAYAASKGGIIALTKWVAKEVGELGIYCNSIAPGSVVTELTRGVEYPLDQQPIKRMGDPADIAEAVVFLGSPASNYVTGQVLKVCGGLAIG, from the coding sequence ATGTGGGAAATAAGCCATAACCAAAGCTTGAAAGGTCAAGTAGCCATCATTACAGGAGCGGCACGGGGAATTGGCGCAGCCTGCGCTAGAGCCCTGGCTCGAAACGGATGCCATATTGTCATAGTCGATATTATATCCGGTGAAGAAACTGTACAAGCCATCCAATCGGAATTTCCTGATATCAGGGTCCTGGCGATGCAGGTTGACATACGCAAGAAAGAGGAAGTACAAAAGGCTGTTACCGAAACGGTTGAACGCTTGGGTAGAGTCGATATCCTGGTCAATAATGCCGGCACTGCCTCTCGACTGGGATTGGAGGAAATGACTGTGGAGGATTGGCAGCGCGATATCGATACGAACCTCCTCGGGACTTTCTTGTTTACGCAAGCGGTGATTTATCCTTATATGAAGAACCAAGGCTACGGCAAAATCATTAACATCAGTTCGATTTCCGGCATGATTGGGGGGGTTACGTCTGCCCTTCCCGGCAGCGATCGGGGAAGATCCGGCCCGGCTTATGCCGCTTCCAAAGGAGGCATCATCGCCCTGACGAAGTGGGTGGCCAAGGAGGTAGGTGAGCTGGGTATTTACTGTAACAGCATTGCCCCAGGGTCCGTCGTCACGGAACTGACCAGAGGAGTGGAGTATCCTTTGGATCAACAGCCGATCAAGCGGATGGGCGATCCGGCCGATATTGCCGAGGCCGTCGTCTTCTTGGGTTCTCCCGCTTCCAATTATGTGACCGGTCAAGTTTTGAAAGTGTGCGGAGGGCTGGCTATTGGATAA
- a CDS encoding sigma-54 interaction domain-containing protein, translating to MTSIKKTRITEKLYQSQLLLSHLIDSSYDGITIMDPSGRIIWHNKAYLRISGLAPHLLDTLTVDEVMEKGFVKLAVSKEAFIHKKTITKLNQYSTGIEALVTSTPVMDEEGNLLFVISNIRDLTELNRLKRQLDETNSLTESFRKTLQEMQVPSMDGKQIIYRSPTMEKIVSLAQKVSSIDTPVLILGESGVGKDVLANYIHFISDRHDKGPFVKVNCGAIPENLLESELFGYEPGAFTGAARRGKAGLFEVADKGTLFLDEIGEMPLSLQVKLLGVLQDMKIQRVGGTKSIPIDVRIIAATNANLEELIQAKKFREDLFFRINVLPTHIPPLRERPEDIFVLLMHFLKMFNKKHGREKAFPPHVIDQLLAYSWPGNVRELRNVVERLVILSDDDFIHESLLPPTIYQNKPSPVSQNIGAARAPKHSLKEMVNEYEKTLLASYLTTYRPMKRCAEILQIDLATLVRKKKKFGL from the coding sequence ATGACAAGCATCAAAAAAACTCGAATCACCGAGAAGCTTTACCAGTCACAATTATTACTTTCGCATTTAATTGATAGTTCCTATGATGGCATCACGATAATGGATCCGTCCGGAAGAATCATCTGGCACAATAAAGCTTATTTGCGCATATCGGGATTAGCCCCCCATTTATTAGATACCTTAACCGTCGATGAAGTAATGGAAAAAGGCTTCGTCAAGCTGGCGGTATCGAAGGAAGCATTCATCCACAAGAAGACGATTACCAAGCTGAACCAATATTCTACAGGGATCGAAGCCTTGGTTACGTCTACTCCTGTCATGGATGAAGAGGGAAATTTGCTTTTTGTGATTAGCAATATAAGAGATTTAACCGAGCTGAATCGATTAAAAAGACAGCTTGACGAAACGAACAGCCTAACCGAGAGCTTCAGGAAAACACTGCAGGAAATGCAAGTGCCGAGTATGGATGGGAAGCAGATCATCTACCGCAGCCCGACAATGGAAAAGATCGTTTCCCTTGCCCAAAAAGTTTCTTCCATCGATACTCCTGTCCTGATTTTGGGAGAATCCGGGGTGGGAAAAGATGTGCTGGCCAACTATATCCACTTTATCAGTGATCGGCATGACAAAGGCCCCTTCGTAAAAGTCAACTGCGGGGCCATTCCGGAGAATCTTCTCGAGTCCGAATTATTTGGTTATGAACCGGGTGCCTTCACAGGCGCGGCACGACGGGGGAAAGCGGGGCTTTTCGAGGTAGCCGATAAGGGAACCTTATTTTTGGATGAAATCGGAGAGATGCCCCTCTCCTTGCAGGTGAAATTGCTGGGGGTTTTGCAGGATATGAAGATTCAAAGAGTGGGTGGAACGAAATCGATTCCCATCGATGTCCGGATTATCGCGGCCACGAACGCAAACCTGGAAGAGCTGATCCAAGCAAAAAAATTCCGCGAGGATCTTTTCTTCCGAATCAACGTACTGCCCACCCACATACCGCCGCTAAGGGAGAGGCCGGAGGATATTTTTGTATTGCTTATGCATTTTCTTAAGATGTTTAACAAAAAACATGGCAGGGAAAAAGCATTTCCCCCCCATGTCATCGATCAGCTTCTTGCCTATTCATGGCCTGGAAACGTTCGTGAGCTGAGAAATGTAGTGGAGCGGCTCGTCATTTTATCCGATGACGATTTCATCCATGAATCCTTGCTTCCGCCTACTATTTATCAGAACAAGCCGTCTCCTGTATCCCAGAACATAGGGGCTGCAAGGGCCCCAAAGCATTCCCTAAAAGAAATGGTAAATGAATATGAAAAGACCCTATTAGCTTCCTATTTAACCACTTATCGTCCCATGAAACGGTGTGCCGAAATACTTCAAATCGACCTGGCCACCCTTGTCCGCAAGAAAAAAAAGTTTGGGCTGTAA
- a CDS encoding DUF4179 domain-containing protein, giving the protein MKCQACQALLPAFVDGETGVTDERRVKAHLQHCRECQALYARLNEENGLIRDGWSMEMLPDDFAKEVMQQIEDEGIEVERTDERLIKGQELTRQRSRKVVHKKGTLRISYFVTAAVLFISLGAVISPAFASFLSSFFQTMKGELGLRQAVNQGYSTEINQTVSDNGITLRVKEVVADPTRIVLSYVLEDSNGQILPDLYLPSFGSNKIFVTDQEGKVIPSYAVFRRTSNYADLMFPLQDPQSQVIVHFEIKAIGSIKQQPVNLNMSIPVDLSQGKAATKQVTVSKQYTNANGIDVEMRHVTYAPSATQIHLRADWSKSSKETLLQQVEELKAKKVKTDEAISLLTDYSIGFTIEDKEGKILADSRKNNYEAENGLIYTYMKPDELQPGIIEWYHSFAPFGEHPEDVFFHLDEMIVTQKAEFSLAIPLHDKGKWGGEYEGNYYEVQEVNEEKPVNSSMSSYILTIDSILKIDDFPKWFVTDTEGRAYEVEYDLEKTNNYSNSKGDHTVQTLIVKEVPKGVNELMLGLVSVKKQLPKVDWKIKLPR; this is encoded by the coding sequence GTGAAATGTCAAGCATGTCAGGCTTTGTTACCTGCTTTTGTAGACGGAGAAACGGGAGTGACCGATGAACGTAGAGTGAAAGCTCATTTGCAGCATTGTCGCGAATGTCAAGCTTTATATGCACGTCTAAACGAAGAGAATGGATTGATCAGAGATGGATGGTCGATGGAGATGTTGCCTGACGATTTTGCCAAAGAGGTGATGCAGCAAATTGAAGACGAAGGTATTGAGGTAGAACGAACAGATGAAAGACTGATTAAGGGTCAGGAGTTGACGAGGCAAAGAAGTCGTAAAGTAGTTCATAAAAAAGGAACATTACGTATTTCTTACTTTGTAACTGCTGCTGTTCTGTTTATTTCGTTAGGGGCCGTTATTTCACCCGCGTTTGCCTCATTCCTGTCCTCCTTTTTCCAAACGATGAAAGGAGAGTTAGGCTTGAGGCAGGCGGTAAACCAGGGGTACTCTACTGAAATTAATCAGACAGTGTCAGATAACGGGATCACGTTACGGGTTAAGGAAGTAGTAGCCGATCCTACACGAATCGTACTCTCGTATGTATTGGAAGATTCAAATGGGCAGATTCTCCCGGATTTATATCTCCCTTCCTTCGGATCAAACAAAATATTTGTAACCGATCAAGAAGGCAAGGTAATTCCGTCTTATGCAGTATTCCGGAGAACGAGCAACTACGCAGACTTAATGTTTCCGCTGCAAGATCCACAGTCACAGGTTATTGTCCATTTTGAGATAAAAGCGATCGGTTCGATAAAACAGCAACCTGTAAATCTGAATATGTCCATTCCTGTTGATCTGAGTCAAGGAAAGGCAGCGACGAAACAAGTAACGGTTAGTAAGCAGTACACAAACGCAAATGGCATTGACGTTGAAATGAGACACGTAACTTATGCACCAAGCGCGACCCAAATTCATTTGCGAGCAGATTGGTCGAAGAGTTCAAAAGAAACATTACTGCAACAGGTTGAAGAACTAAAAGCAAAGAAAGTAAAGACAGATGAAGCAATTTCACTGCTCACGGATTATTCAATTGGATTTACAATTGAAGATAAAGAAGGCAAAATTCTCGCTGATTCCCGTAAAAACAATTATGAAGCTGAGAACGGGTTGATTTATACCTACATGAAACCGGATGAACTGCAACCAGGCATTATCGAATGGTATCATTCCTTTGCGCCATTTGGGGAGCATCCAGAAGATGTATTTTTCCATCTGGATGAAATGATCGTTACCCAGAAAGCGGAATTTTCATTAGCGATTCCCCTTCATGACAAAGGCAAATGGGGCGGGGAATACGAAGGAAATTACTATGAAGTACAGGAGGTAAATGAGGAAAAACCGGTTAATTCCTCAATGTCTTCCTACATTCTCACGATTGATTCCATCTTGAAAATTGACGACTTCCCAAAATGGTTCGTCACAGATACAGAGGGAAGGGCGTACGAAGTCGAATATGATTTGGAAAAAACAAACAACTATTCAAATTCGAAGGGAGACCATACCGTACAAACGTTAATCGTTAAAGAGGTACCCAAGGGGGTAAATGAGTTGATGCTGGGCCTTGTCTCTGTGAAGAAACAACTACCCAAAGTGGATTGGAAAATAAAGCTTCCTAGGTAA
- a CDS encoding RNA polymerase sigma factor has protein sequence MDEDQDWVLQIINGNRQAYAHLITKYKDRIYNVLYRMVHSREEAKDLTQECFIKAFQKLASYDQKRAFYPWLCRIAINHCIDIRKNKKLETVCFHDVDLLSLTNEQTPESIYLQKEFASEMQEMLDELPEAYRLVLLLRYNNDLSYQEISEILGIPVSTIQVKLYRAKQRLRANTIRGSKKGWSL, from the coding sequence ATGGATGAAGATCAGGACTGGGTCCTTCAGATAATAAACGGTAACAGACAGGCGTATGCTCATTTAATTACCAAATATAAAGATAGAATTTACAACGTACTATACCGAATGGTTCATTCAAGAGAAGAAGCAAAGGATTTGACCCAGGAATGTTTCATAAAAGCGTTTCAGAAGCTTGCCAGCTATGATCAAAAGCGAGCGTTTTATCCGTGGCTTTGTCGAATTGCGATCAACCATTGCATTGATATACGGAAAAATAAAAAACTTGAAACGGTATGCTTCCATGATGTCGATCTACTCTCACTAACGAATGAACAAACTCCAGAAAGTATCTATCTTCAAAAGGAGTTTGCTTCGGAAATGCAGGAAATGCTTGATGAGTTGCCAGAGGCCTATCGCCTCGTCTTGCTTCTCCGTTACAACAATGACCTGTCTTATCAAGAGATCAGCGAAATTCTTGGTATTCCGGTAAGCACGATCCAGGTCAAGCTGTATCGCGCAAAACAAAGATTGCGAGCCAACACCATAAGAGGCTCAAAAAAGGGGTGGTCCCTGTGA
- a CDS encoding DUF4367 domain-containing protein, giving the protein MKKKTNMNKQVTAFVLGALLITSIAPTSTATDWKSPSAQASASSANQAQLSQQPISSITQDKVTAISKKGGFELHFPSYIPGDKTSINLNFSEKTKHVVASFFSQAAAPFYLEMWNGDIAAESKGLTMIATNKGTSYQGTQEENFGNVNVLVWEEEKGVIYRLVSKLSQEELLKIAESVKKGVQIKLIEESSEEQVLSGLNTTSASELFGSPIQIPSYLPSSVKQESVAISCSINKSERKITIYDQAAAETGSYFSLDYEKGSLTKEYTAETKPIQLVQGTAFIGNAPLLSFTHPEIKQLPLLVWEEDGVVYTLRANTSVEELKKIAESLSK; this is encoded by the coding sequence ATGAAAAAGAAAACGAACATGAACAAGCAAGTTACTGCCTTTGTGCTAGGTGCTCTGTTGATCACTTCGATTGCCCCAACAAGTACGGCAACCGATTGGAAATCGCCATCTGCACAAGCTTCAGCATCATCTGCCAACCAAGCACAGCTGTCGCAACAACCTATCTCGTCAATCACGCAAGACAAGGTTACTGCAATTTCCAAGAAAGGGGGATTCGAACTGCACTTCCCCAGCTACATTCCGGGAGACAAGACATCCATTAATCTAAACTTTTCGGAAAAAACCAAACATGTAGTGGCTTCCTTTTTCAGTCAAGCGGCAGCTCCCTTCTATCTGGAAATGTGGAACGGTGATATTGCTGCAGAAAGTAAAGGTTTGACCATGATCGCCACGAATAAGGGAACATCTTACCAAGGGACGCAAGAGGAAAACTTCGGGAATGTAAATGTTTTAGTCTGGGAAGAGGAAAAAGGGGTCATCTATCGATTGGTTAGCAAGCTCTCCCAAGAGGAATTGCTAAAGATAGCGGAGTCCGTGAAAAAAGGCGTTCAAATCAAGCTAATAGAAGAATCGAGCGAGGAACAAGTGTTAAGCGGGTTAAATACCACATCCGCTTCAGAACTGTTCGGCTCACCTATCCAAATACCTTCCTATCTTCCATCAAGCGTGAAACAAGAATCCGTTGCAATAAGCTGCAGCATCAATAAAAGCGAACGTAAAATCACGATTTATGATCAAGCAGCCGCGGAAACAGGAAGTTACTTTTCTCTGGATTATGAAAAAGGAAGCCTTACAAAAGAATATACCGCAGAAACGAAGCCCATCCAGCTTGTACAAGGAACTGCTTTCATCGGAAATGCTCCTCTGTTAAGCTTTACGCATCCTGAAATAAAACAGCTTCCTCTATTGGTGTGGGAGGAAGACGGCGTTGTGTATACGCTTAGAGCAAATACTTCTGTTGAGGAATTGAAGAAAATTGCAGAGTCGCTTTCTAAATAA
- a CDS encoding S-layer homology domain-containing protein: MAGYPDGTFHPQKTLTRAETVTIINRLLNRSLLSPVNGQSWPDVPPTHWAYKDIEAATKK; the protein is encoded by the coding sequence ATGGCCGGCTATCCAGATGGTACTTTCCATCCCCAAAAGACATTGACTCGAGCAGAAACGGTCACCATCATCAATCGTTTGCTGAACCGTTCACTGTTAAGTCCGGTAAATGGACAAAGCTGGCCGGATGTACCTCCAACTCATTGGGCGTACAAAGATATTGAAGCTGCAACCAAAAAGTAA
- the istA gene encoding IS21 family transposase: MLAVAEINYIRHEANKKGRAYSKIAKQMNRDSRTVQKYAEMDDFNLQEKPKQIRKARVMEPVKPILDQWIKEDLNKKKKFRRTAQRLFTQLVEEYQFTGSSRSVRQYVSQRKHQLAETTDAAALPLETRPGSAQVDFGEAPFKYQGESVTLPFLVLSFPYSNTFYFQVFQSQNRECFLEGLKRIFHYIGGVPKVIRFDNLSPAVKKIMPNGQRELTEEFQNFVFHYDFEYEFCNPGSGNEKGHVEAMVKYVRNNFLLPELQIHNLDQLNETLWKKAEKDRERPHYVKETMLSELYLADKEHLLQLPAKEFDCIRYERVKADKYGYIRVENKLYSTSPRFAKCMVLAKISFDRVDILTEEYELIVQHPRLYGKEPKSVIWQPYLILMAKRPTAIKYTSFYEQLPIEWQVYLSNCTVPEKQEALQLLSVILKNDDMKIPTQALQLASENGHPAVDSIKQIYYQLMNGRGQRDTIQPKGFVPAVPTATRGLAHYNEFFKGTGGHH; this comes from the coding sequence ATGTTAGCAGTGGCAGAAATTAATTATATCAGGCATGAGGCAAACAAAAAAGGGCGAGCTTATAGCAAGATTGCCAAACAAATGAATCGTGATTCAAGGACGGTTCAGAAGTATGCAGAAATGGATGATTTCAATCTACAAGAAAAGCCCAAGCAAATTCGAAAAGCTAGAGTCATGGAGCCCGTTAAACCTATTCTTGATCAATGGATCAAAGAGGACTTGAACAAGAAAAAGAAGTTCCGAAGAACAGCACAACGCTTGTTCACGCAATTAGTGGAGGAATACCAATTTACAGGATCATCTCGCTCTGTCAGACAATATGTTTCCCAACGTAAGCACCAGTTAGCGGAGACAACTGATGCTGCGGCATTGCCATTGGAAACGAGACCTGGATCAGCTCAAGTTGATTTTGGAGAAGCACCATTCAAATATCAGGGAGAAAGTGTTACCTTGCCATTCCTCGTTCTCTCGTTTCCTTATAGCAACACGTTCTACTTTCAAGTTTTCCAGTCTCAGAATCGAGAATGCTTTCTGGAGGGATTAAAGCGTATCTTTCACTATATAGGTGGAGTTCCAAAGGTCATTCGATTTGATAATTTATCACCAGCGGTGAAAAAGATCATGCCAAATGGTCAGCGTGAACTGACGGAGGAATTTCAAAACTTCGTTTTTCATTATGACTTTGAATACGAGTTTTGCAATCCCGGTAGTGGCAATGAAAAAGGGCACGTAGAGGCGATGGTCAAGTACGTTCGCAACAACTTCCTGCTTCCTGAGTTGCAGATACACAATCTTGATCAGCTAAACGAAACCCTTTGGAAAAAAGCCGAGAAAGATCGGGAGAGACCTCATTATGTGAAAGAAACCATGCTTTCCGAACTATATTTGGCAGACAAGGAACACCTTCTTCAATTACCTGCCAAAGAGTTTGATTGTATCCGATATGAACGAGTAAAAGCGGATAAATACGGATATATCCGAGTCGAAAATAAACTCTACTCAACGTCTCCCCGTTTTGCCAAATGTATGGTTTTGGCAAAGATCTCATTTGACCGAGTCGATATTTTAACTGAAGAATATGAGCTGATCGTACAGCATCCCAGGCTGTATGGCAAAGAGCCAAAATCAGTGATTTGGCAGCCATATTTGATATTGATGGCAAAACGGCCAACTGCTATTAAATACACAAGTTTTTATGAACAATTGCCAATCGAATGGCAAGTCTATCTCTCGAATTGCACGGTCCCAGAGAAGCAAGAAGCTCTCCAGCTACTATCCGTCATTTTAAAAAACGATGATATGAAAATACCCACGCAAGCTTTGCAGCTTGCCTCTGAGAATGGTCACCCAGCCGTTGATTCTATTAAGCAGATCTATTATCAACTCATGAATGGCCGTGGACAAAGGGATACCATCCAACCGAAAGGTTTTGTTCCTGCCGTTCCAACAGCCACTAGAGGATTAGCCCATTACAATGAATTTTTTAAGGGAACGGGAGGTCATCACTAG
- the istB gene encoding IS21-like element helper ATPase IstB, with protein MDALIKEYSKRLKLSWVRQHFHEVEATTNEEYLLKILENEIQQREVRKINLLFKQSSLPRITGKPFEWGHIQMGQGLTQDHILHGGFIEEKENLIFYGGVGTGKTYLSTLIGLNAIQQQGKKIKFFTVAGLVNRLLDAHETGSLSRFFNHIEKLDLLILDELGYIPLHKQGAELLFQIISMCYERKSIIITTNLQFGQWNHIFGDPILTEAVIDRLIHHSHLIVFNGESHRYKESLLHGK; from the coding sequence GTGGATGCATTGATAAAAGAATATTCAAAGCGTCTCAAGTTGAGTTGGGTTCGGCAACATTTCCATGAGGTTGAAGCTACTACAAATGAAGAGTACTTACTCAAAATACTAGAAAACGAGATACAACAACGAGAAGTACGGAAAATCAATCTGCTCTTTAAACAATCTTCCTTGCCAAGAATAACAGGAAAGCCATTTGAATGGGGTCATATTCAGATGGGACAAGGTCTCACGCAGGATCATATCCTTCATGGTGGATTTATAGAGGAGAAAGAAAATCTGATCTTTTATGGCGGTGTGGGAACGGGGAAAACGTACTTATCCACTCTGATTGGCTTAAATGCCATTCAGCAGCAAGGGAAAAAGATAAAGTTCTTTACTGTCGCTGGATTAGTCAATCGGCTGCTAGACGCTCACGAGACTGGCTCGTTGAGCCGATTCTTTAACCATATTGAGAAGCTAGATCTGTTAATACTCGACGAACTGGGGTATATTCCTCTGCATAAACAAGGTGCAGAACTGCTATTTCAGATTATCTCCATGTGCTACGAAAGAAAAAGTATTATTATCACGACCAATCTACAGTTTGGCCAATGGAATCATATATTTGGTGATCCAATTTTAACAGAGGCAGTTATTGATCGCTTGATTCATCACTCTCATTTGATCGTCTTCAATGGCGAAAGCCATCGATACAAAGAATCGCTATTACACGGTAAATAA
- a CDS encoding RidA family protein, translating into MENAKIIRRNPAGMYNPVGNYTHITKIPRNAELYVASGQIGADQNGEIPDRMNEQIENTFNNIQTLLHSEELTAEHIIKVNIWATQKIDWDYLYAKWEELFGSNYPAMTIGYISELGLPEIKIEIEIWAARV; encoded by the coding sequence ATGGAAAATGCAAAAATAATCAGGAGAAACCCAGCAGGTATGTACAACCCAGTAGGTAACTACACTCACATTACGAAAATTCCAAGAAATGCAGAGTTGTATGTTGCTTCTGGTCAAATCGGGGCAGATCAGAATGGTGAAATTCCCGATCGTATGAACGAACAAATTGAGAATACTTTTAACAATATACAAACCCTATTACACTCAGAGGAGCTAACAGCAGAGCATATTATCAAAGTGAATATATGGGCTACCCAAAAAATCGATTGGGATTATCTTTATGCAAAATGGGAAGAGTTGTTCGGGAGTAATTATCCGGCTATGACGATTGGTTATATTTCTGAATTAGGATTACCAGAAATAAAAATAGAAATTGAAATATGGGCAGCGCGAGTCTAA
- a CDS encoding GNAT family N-acetyltransferase, whose translation MAVSVCFSARSSDKAAEAGVETLEDYRGKGYAIRVASSWAKAIRQSQRSAMLWSNSTTCSNRLFTFFIQFFCNNFFTKFFVYVILVFTYCSLPCIPSNPCLQ comes from the coding sequence ATGGCTGTTTCAGTCTGTTTTAGCGCAAGAAGCAGTGATAAAGCAGCGGAGGCCGGGGTGGAGACATTGGAGGATTATCGAGGAAAAGGATATGCGATTCGAGTGGCATCTTCCTGGGCCAAAGCTATACGCCAGTCTCAAAGAAGTGCGATGCTTTGGTCTAATTCAACCACCTGCTCAAACAGACTTTTTACCTTCTTTATTCAGTTTTTCTGTAATAACTTTTTCACGAAATTTTTCGTGTATGTCATTCTTGTTTTTACTTATTGTTCCCTCCCATGCATTCCATCTAACCCCTGCCTACAATAA